A region from the Arachis ipaensis cultivar K30076 chromosome B01, Araip1.1, whole genome shotgun sequence genome encodes:
- the LOC107635423 gene encoding pto-interacting protein 1, with translation MGCFGFCKQDDSYKPSDNRSLMPTNSTGNTGYSARQTAVTTPKIIEFKPIAVPSLSLDELKSLTDNFGAKCFIGEGAYGKVYRATLKDGRDVVIKKLDSSRQPDQEFLAQVSIVSRLKHENVVELVSYCVDGPLRALAYEYAPKGSLHDILHGRKGVKGAQPGPVLSWAQRVKIAVGAARGLEYLHEKAEIHIIHRYIKSSNIMLFDDDVAKIADFDLSNQNPDAAARLHSTRVLGTFGYHAPEYAMTGQLTAKSDVYSFGVILLELLTGRKPVDHTLPRGQQSLVTWATPRLSEDKVKQCVDVRLKGDYPPKAVAKLAAVAALCVQYEAEFRPNMSIVVKALQPLLNTRSGQPKESAHKM, from the exons ATGGGTTGCTTTGGCTTCTGCAAACAAGATGATAGTTATAAACCTTCTGATAACCGATCCTTAATGCCAACAAATTCTACTG GGAATACCGGTTATAGTGCCAGACAAACTGCAGTAACCACTCCTAAGATTATAGAATTCAAACCGATTGCCGTCCCTTCCCTTTCATTAGATGAATTGAAGTCTTTGACAGACAATTTTGGGGCAAAATGTTTCATTGGTGAGGGTGCATATGGGAAAGTGTATCGCGCGACATTGAAAGATGGCCGTGATGTTGTAATTAAGAAGTTAGATTCCAGCAGGCAACCAGACCAAGAATTTCTTGCACAG GTCTCAATCGTATCGAGGTTAAAGCATGAAAATGTTGTTGAACTTGTTAGCTATTGTGTTGATGGTCCTCTTCGCGCCCTTGCCTATGAGTATGCTCCTAAAGGATCCCTTCATGATATTCTACATG GACGTAAAGGCGTGAAGGGTGCGCAGCCTGGTCCAGTTCTCTCATGGGCTCAAAGAGTCAAAATTGCTGTTGGAGCGGCCAGAGGACTTGAATATCTTCATGAGAAGGCAGAGATTCATATCATCCATCGATACATCAAGTCGAGCAACATAATGCTTTTTGATGATGATGTTGCGAAGATTGctgattttgatttgtcaaatcaAAACCCGGATGCTGCAGCGCGTCTCCATTCTACCCGTGTTCTAGGAACCTTTGGTTATCATGCTCCAGA ATATGCAATGACTGGACAACTCACTGCCAAGAGTGATGTGTATAGTTTCGGAGTGATATTGCTGGAGCTGTTAACTGGCCGTAAACCTGTTGATCACACGCTGCCTCGAGGACAGCAAAGCCTTGTGACATGG GCAACACCAAGGCTTAGTGAAGATAAGGTGAAGCAGTGTGTTGATGTTAGATTAAAGGGAGACTACCCTCCAAAGGCAGTTGCAAAG TTGGCTGCTGTTGCTGCGTTGTGTGTCCAATATGAAGCCGAGTTCCGGCCAAACATGAGCATTGTAGTGAAAGCTCTACAACCACTACTCAATACCCGTTCCGGTCAACCAAAGGAATCAGCACACAAGATGTAA